One Micromonospora eburnea genomic region harbors:
- a CDS encoding ABC transporter ATP-binding protein yields MAGLPVQRSGEGPYLRVKDLRVRFDTEDGVVRAVDGVSFSVERGRTLGIVGESGSGKSVTSLAVLGLHNAKRARITGEISVGGRQLVGLPEEEVRRLRGRDMAMIFQDPLSALHPYYTVGRQIAEAYRVHHPRAGRREARQRAVDMLGRVGIPQPGKRFDQYPHEFSGGMRQRAMIAMALVNDPDLVIADEPTTALDVTVQAQILDLLADLQAEFRSAIILITHDLGVVSQVADDVLVMYGGRAVEYGSVEQVLRRPQHPYTWGLLSSVPSLHGDADADLVPIRGNPPSLINLPSGCAFHPRCRYAGRNGDRSVTDVPELRQVVERGHLVACHLPEAVRQRIYRDEIAQVGVAR; encoded by the coding sequence ATGGCAGGGCTTCCGGTACAACGCTCCGGTGAGGGTCCCTATCTGCGGGTCAAGGATCTGCGGGTGCGGTTCGACACCGAGGACGGTGTGGTCCGGGCGGTGGACGGGGTGTCGTTCTCGGTGGAGCGGGGCCGCACGCTGGGGATCGTGGGTGAGTCGGGCTCGGGGAAGAGCGTCACGTCGTTGGCGGTGCTGGGTCTGCACAACGCGAAGCGGGCCAGGATCACCGGGGAGATCTCGGTGGGTGGGCGTCAGTTGGTCGGGTTGCCGGAGGAGGAGGTGCGGCGGCTGCGGGGCCGGGACATGGCGATGATCTTCCAGGATCCGTTGTCGGCGTTGCATCCGTACTACACGGTTGGTCGGCAGATCGCTGAGGCGTATCGGGTGCATCATCCGAGGGCGGGTCGGCGGGAGGCCCGGCAGCGGGCGGTGGACATGTTGGGTCGGGTGGGGATTCCGCAGCCGGGGAAGCGGTTCGATCAGTATCCGCATGAGTTCTCGGGTGGGATGCGGCAGCGGGCGATGATCGCGATGGCTCTGGTGAATGATCCGGATCTGGTGATCGCGGATGAGCCGACCACCGCTCTTGATGTCACTGTGCAGGCGCAGATTCTGGATCTGTTGGCGGATCTGCAGGCGGAGTTCCGGTCGGCGATCATTCTGATCACGCATGACCTGGGTGTTGTCAGTCAGGTGGCTGATGACGTGTTGGTGATGTATGGGGGTCGGGCGGTCGAGTACGGCAGTGTGGAGCAGGTGTTGCGTCGGCCGCAGCATCCGTACACGTGGGGTTTGTTGTCGAGTGTGCCGTCGTTGCATGGTGATGCGGACGCGGATTTGGTGCCGATCAGGGGCAATCCGCCGTCGTTGATCAATCTGCCGTCGGGGTGCGCGTTCCACCCGCGCTGCCGCTACGCCGGCCGCAACGGCGACCGCTCAGTCACCGATGTCCCCGAACTGCGGCAGGTGGTCGAGCGTGGCCACCTGGTCGCCTGCCACCTGCCGGAGGCCGTCCGGCAGCGCATCTACCGCGACGAGATCGCCCAGGTGGGGGTGGCGAGATGA
- a CDS encoding preprotein translocase YidC: protein MEYRVRQGEQPVDPAHAEHEAGQARLVQVDADTDVPAPEPGAPKPDVVTEDDGSGVAGGSSGSSAGGSSMPTHPDAPR from the coding sequence GTGGAGTATCGGGTACGCCAGGGCGAGCAGCCGGTCGATCCGGCGCACGCCGAGCATGAGGCCGGCCAGGCCCGGCTGGTTCAGGTCGACGCGGACACCGACGTGCCGGCGCCGGAGCCGGGCGCACCGAAGCCTGACGTGGTGACCGAGGACGACGGCTCCGGAGTGGCCGGCGGGTCCTCCGGCAGCAGCGCCGGTGGTTCCTCCATGCCGACACACCCGGACGCGCCCCGCTGA
- the rnhA gene encoding ribonuclease HI yields MAEAATGRVVEIWTDGACSGNPGPGGWGVVLRWGEHERELCGGEATPTTNNRMELTAAIRALESLTRPVTVRLHTDSTYVRNGITGWLASWKRNGWLTAAKQPVKNADLWQRLEAACARHDVTWLWVKGHNGHPENERADALANRGMAEARAEAVAAR; encoded by the coding sequence ATGGCGGAGGCGGCGACCGGCCGGGTCGTGGAGATCTGGACCGACGGGGCGTGCAGCGGCAATCCGGGCCCGGGTGGCTGGGGCGTGGTGCTGCGCTGGGGTGAGCACGAGCGTGAGCTGTGCGGCGGTGAGGCGACGCCGACGACGAACAACCGGATGGAGCTGACGGCCGCGATCCGCGCGCTGGAGAGCCTGACCCGGCCGGTCACCGTACGTCTGCACACCGACAGCACGTACGTGCGCAACGGCATCACCGGCTGGCTCGCGTCCTGGAAGCGCAACGGCTGGCTGACCGCGGCGAAGCAGCCGGTCAAGAACGCCGACCTGTGGCAGCGGCTGGAGGCGGCCTGTGCCCGGCACGACGTGACCTGGCTCTGGGTGAAGGGGCACAACGGACACCCGGAGAACGAGCGCGCCGACGCGCTGGCCAACCGGGGCATGGCCGAGGCTCGGGCGGAGGCGGTGGCGGCCCGCTGA
- a CDS encoding serine hydrolase domain-containing protein: MDGRWDGLRAEVRATIDDLVSSGRESGVQVAAYLDGQPIVQEQAGLADASTGRPVTADTPVHAVSTGKGLTATVAHVLAERGQLDYDLRIADVWPEFARHGKERVTLRHALTHTAGLPALPADITAEDFTDWDRMCALIADTEPRWAPGTRLAYHAWTFGWLVGEVIRRVTGRRISEVLAEEVAVPLGVPGELFLGVPEADLPRLARLEDAGLTEMITYASAHLPNFDAVAPPGVRPDATIGSRPDVLRAEVPAVGTMSARAAARMYAALLGPVDGVRLISPERLREVSAVAVRAEEWVFGQEATFGLGYAVDDDGSFGTAGSGGSLAFAYPRLGLTVAAVRNRLGAGDGDPMERLRVLVRDAVARELGR, from the coding sequence GTGGACGGACGCTGGGACGGCCTGCGGGCCGAGGTGCGAGCAACGATCGACGACCTGGTCTCCTCCGGCCGGGAGAGCGGCGTGCAGGTGGCCGCCTACCTGGACGGGCAGCCGATCGTGCAGGAACAGGCCGGCCTCGCCGACGCCAGCACCGGGCGACCCGTCACCGCCGACACGCCGGTGCACGCGGTCTCCACCGGCAAGGGGCTCACCGCCACCGTGGCGCACGTCCTCGCCGAACGGGGGCAACTCGACTACGACCTGCGTATCGCCGACGTGTGGCCGGAGTTCGCCCGGCACGGCAAGGAGCGCGTCACGCTGCGGCACGCCCTCACCCACACCGCCGGGCTGCCGGCGCTGCCGGCCGACATCACCGCTGAGGACTTCACCGACTGGGACCGGATGTGCGCGCTGATCGCCGACACCGAGCCTCGGTGGGCACCCGGGACGCGGCTCGCGTACCACGCGTGGACGTTCGGCTGGCTCGTCGGGGAGGTGATCCGGCGGGTGACCGGCCGGCGGATCTCCGAGGTGCTCGCCGAGGAGGTGGCCGTCCCGCTCGGCGTGCCCGGGGAACTCTTCCTCGGGGTGCCCGAGGCGGACCTGCCCCGGCTGGCCCGGCTGGAGGACGCCGGCCTGACGGAGATGATCACGTACGCGAGCGCCCACCTGCCGAACTTCGACGCGGTGGCCCCGCCCGGCGTACGACCCGACGCGACGATCGGCAGCCGCCCCGACGTGCTGCGCGCCGAGGTGCCCGCGGTCGGCACGATGAGCGCCCGCGCGGCCGCCCGGATGTACGCGGCGTTGCTCGGCCCGGTCGACGGCGTACGGCTGATCTCACCGGAGCGACTGCGGGAGGTGTCGGCGGTGGCGGTCCGCGCCGAGGAGTGGGTGTTCGGGCAGGAAGCCACCTTCGGCCTGGGGTACGCGGTCGACGACGACGGCTCGTTCGGCACCGCCGGCAGCGGCGGCAGCCTCGCGTTCGCGTACCCACGGTTGGGGCTGACGGTGGCGGCGGTGCGCAACCGGCTCGGCGCGGGCGACGGCGACCCGATGGAGCGGCTCCGGGTGCTGGTCCGGGACGCCGTCGCCCGGGAACTCGGCCGGTAG
- a CDS encoding ABC transporter substrate-binding protein: MRARTRTLTTGVLAAALVAAGCSPTTDSGGGGGDDGKTKTQTGLISYEAADNQGPAKAVDGASRGGTLTIMQNSDFEHLDPARNYVNVQQVTGGLLYRALNGYKEDGSGKLLLVGDLATDPGKDVNKDCKVWEFTLREGVKYEDGSPVTSKDVAYGIARSFAGSLNEGPHYIQQWLYPGGVYNAKYQGPYDGGKTVPDGIETPDDRTIRFTFPESHCDMPYAAALPTSAPVPAAKDTRANYDLRPFSSGPYKVKSYQRDVALELERNPNWDPKTDPLRNAYPDAIRITFGLEQAQIAERLVADAPADQAALSWTDVPPAVLPRTTSAGVVERVVKGPTQYTWVLNINNQRVTDLNVRRALNYAIDKDAVLKAIGGQAAGSPATTLMSPTTAGWKKYDAFNAPLTGDKAKVTELLGGKKPKLVLAHANTELRTQQAEAIRKNLTVMGFDIVMKPIESSSYYDEVGRKNNPYDLYIGGWGSDWPTGSTIIPPVYDGREIVAEGNNNLSYLNESTISAEVDRVRKLPAGEQDAGWMALDEKIMRDYAPVVPLYYDAAYELHGSKVGNTFLSDAYGIISLNGIYVKQ; the protein is encoded by the coding sequence GTGCGAGCACGAACCCGGACACTGACCACGGGTGTCCTCGCCGCGGCGCTGGTCGCCGCCGGTTGCAGCCCCACCACCGACAGCGGCGGTGGTGGCGGCGACGACGGTAAGACGAAGACCCAGACCGGCTTGATCTCCTATGAGGCCGCCGACAACCAGGGCCCGGCGAAGGCGGTCGACGGGGCCAGCCGCGGCGGGACGCTCACCATCATGCAGAACTCCGACTTCGAGCACCTCGACCCGGCCCGCAACTACGTCAACGTGCAGCAGGTGACCGGCGGGCTGCTCTATCGCGCGCTCAACGGTTACAAGGAGGACGGCAGCGGCAAACTGCTGCTCGTCGGCGACCTCGCCACCGATCCCGGCAAGGACGTCAACAAGGACTGCAAGGTGTGGGAGTTCACCCTCCGGGAGGGCGTGAAGTACGAGGACGGCTCCCCGGTCACCAGCAAGGACGTCGCGTACGGCATCGCCCGCTCGTTCGCGGGCAGCCTCAACGAGGGCCCGCACTACATCCAGCAGTGGCTCTACCCGGGCGGGGTGTACAACGCGAAGTACCAGGGACCGTACGACGGCGGCAAGACCGTTCCGGACGGCATCGAGACGCCCGACGACCGGACCATCCGGTTCACCTTCCCCGAGTCGCACTGCGACATGCCGTACGCGGCGGCGCTGCCGACCAGCGCACCCGTCCCCGCCGCCAAGGACACCCGGGCGAACTACGACCTGCGGCCCTTCTCGTCCGGCCCGTACAAGGTGAAGTCGTACCAGCGGGACGTCGCGCTGGAACTGGAGCGCAACCCGAACTGGGACCCGAAGACCGACCCGCTGCGCAACGCCTACCCGGACGCGATCCGGATCACCTTCGGGCTGGAGCAGGCGCAGATCGCCGAGCGCCTCGTCGCCGACGCCCCGGCCGACCAGGCCGCGCTGAGCTGGACCGACGTGCCACCGGCCGTGCTGCCCCGGACCACCAGCGCCGGAGTCGTCGAGCGGGTGGTCAAGGGCCCGACGCAGTACACCTGGGTGCTGAACATCAACAACCAGCGGGTCACCGACCTGAACGTGCGCCGGGCGTTGAACTACGCCATCGACAAGGACGCCGTGCTCAAGGCGATCGGCGGGCAGGCCGCCGGCTCCCCGGCCACCACGCTCATGTCGCCGACCACCGCCGGTTGGAAGAAGTACGACGCCTTCAACGCCCCCCTCACCGGTGACAAGGCCAAGGTGACCGAGCTGCTCGGCGGCAAGAAGCCGAAGCTGGTGCTGGCCCACGCCAACACCGAGCTGCGGACCCAGCAGGCCGAGGCGATCCGGAAGAACCTCACCGTCATGGGCTTCGACATCGTCATGAAGCCCATCGAGAGCAGCAGCTACTACGACGAGGTCGGCCGCAAGAACAACCCGTACGACCTCTACATCGGCGGCTGGGGCTCGGACTGGCCGACCGGCTCCACCATCATCCCGCCGGTCTACGACGGGCGGGAGATCGTCGCCGAGGGGAACAACAACCTCTCGTACCTGAACGAGTCGACGATCAGCGCCGAGGTCGACCGGGTTCGTAAGCTGCCCGCCGGGGAGCAGGACGCCGGCTGGATGGCCCTGGACGAGAAGATCATGCGGGACTACGCCCCGGTCGTACCCCTCTACTACGACGCCGCGTACGAGCTGCACGGATCGAAGGTCGGCAACACCTTCCTCAGCGACGCCTACGGCATCATCTCGCTCAACGGCATCTACGTGAAGCAGTGA
- a CDS encoding pentapeptide repeat-containing protein, whose protein sequence is MSEATERPAASGGRELRADCARCFGICCVAPAFAASADFAIDKPAGRPCPNLRTDSRCGIHRDLRQRGFAGCTVFDCFGAGQHLAQGTFGGRDWRGDPTTARLMFDTFAVMRPLHELLWYLTEALALTPAGSLRGDLAAALAQTERLTDGTPEELLALDVDAHRNRVNQLLSQAGEQARAGRAGVDRRGAVLIGADLRRAGLSGANLRGACLIGADLREVDLGAADLTGADLRGADLRGADLGRCLFVHQSQVDAARGDHRTVLPPGLRRPAHWSLTITPVRPSRKRAATRRRR, encoded by the coding sequence GTGTCCGAGGCGACGGAACGACCGGCGGCGAGCGGTGGGCGTGAGCTGCGGGCCGACTGTGCCCGGTGCTTCGGGATCTGCTGCGTCGCGCCGGCGTTCGCCGCCTCCGCCGACTTCGCCATCGACAAGCCGGCCGGCCGGCCCTGCCCGAACCTGCGCACCGACTCCCGCTGCGGCATCCACCGCGACCTGCGCCAGCGGGGCTTCGCCGGCTGCACGGTCTTCGACTGCTTCGGCGCCGGCCAGCACCTCGCGCAGGGCACCTTCGGCGGACGGGACTGGCGCGGCGACCCGACGACCGCCCGGCTGATGTTCGACACCTTCGCGGTGATGAGGCCGCTGCACGAGCTGCTCTGGTACCTGACCGAGGCCCTCGCGCTGACACCGGCCGGGTCACTCCGGGGCGACCTGGCCGCCGCCCTGGCGCAGACCGAACGGCTCACCGACGGCACGCCGGAGGAACTGCTCGCCCTGGACGTCGACGCGCATCGGAACCGGGTCAACCAGCTGCTGTCCCAGGCCGGCGAGCAGGCCCGGGCCGGACGCGCGGGCGTGGACCGGCGCGGCGCGGTGCTGATCGGGGCGGACCTGCGCCGGGCCGGGCTGTCCGGGGCGAACCTGCGCGGGGCCTGCCTCATCGGCGCCGACCTGCGCGAGGTCGACCTGGGCGCGGCGGACCTGACCGGCGCCGACCTACGCGGCGCCGACCTACGCGGCGCCGACCTCGGCCGATGCCTGTTCGTGCACCAGTCGCAGGTCGACGCCGCCCGCGGCGATCACCGGACCGTGCTACCGCCGGGCCTACGCCGGCCCGCACACTGGTCCCTCACGATCACCCCGGTCCGGCCCTCGCGCAAACGGGCCGCCACACGCCGCCGCCGCTGA
- a CDS encoding cytochrome P450, producing MTVSPLTDLPLWPPINLDRDPLVPLDAAERHRFSGPVTRVRLPTDATAWLVTRHADVRQLLRHPDFSADLGRPGFPLLRRLAPAALGDRRGGFIRMDGVEHARLRRMLTAEFMIRNVRRIEPLIRQTVDQALDGLRDAGPPADLVAHFALPVPSMVICHLLGVPYADHEFFQERSRTLIDRDASPEHRQRHARELRDYLRRLVETKVAAGDRTDDLLSRLARDRVDTGELAVDELVGMAVLLLIAGHETTANMIGLSTLLLLRHPARYAALREDPGHADGLVEELLRCLSIVRDGLPRLATADAEIGGQLIQAGEGVIAVLSLANRDPDTFDRADEFDPYRQAQQHVAFGFGMHQCIGQPLARAELRIALVELARRFPRLRPATVAGRPPTRDASVVFGLEALPVTW from the coding sequence GTGACCGTCTCACCGCTCACCGACCTGCCGCTGTGGCCGCCGATCAACCTCGACCGCGACCCGCTCGTCCCGCTGGACGCGGCGGAGCGGCACCGTTTCTCCGGGCCGGTGACCCGGGTCCGGCTCCCCACCGACGCGACCGCCTGGCTGGTCACCCGGCACGCTGACGTCCGCCAACTGCTGCGCCATCCCGACTTCAGCGCCGACCTCGGCCGGCCGGGCTTCCCCCTGCTGCGCCGGCTGGCCCCGGCCGCGCTCGGCGACCGGCGGGGCGGCTTCATCCGGATGGACGGGGTGGAGCACGCGCGGCTGCGCCGGATGCTCACTGCCGAGTTCATGATCAGGAATGTTCGGCGGATCGAACCGCTGATCCGGCAGACCGTCGACCAGGCCCTGGACGGGCTGCGTGATGCCGGTCCGCCCGCCGACCTGGTGGCGCACTTCGCCCTGCCGGTGCCGTCCATGGTGATCTGTCACCTGCTCGGCGTCCCGTACGCCGACCATGAGTTCTTCCAGGAACGCAGCCGGACGCTGATCGACCGCGACGCGTCACCGGAACACCGCCAGCGGCACGCGCGGGAGCTGCGCGACTACCTGCGCCGACTGGTCGAGACGAAGGTGGCCGCCGGCGACCGCACCGACGATCTGCTCAGCAGACTGGCCCGGGACCGGGTCGACACCGGCGAGCTGGCCGTCGACGAGCTGGTCGGCATGGCGGTGCTGCTGCTCATCGCCGGCCACGAGACCACCGCCAACATGATCGGCCTGAGCACCCTGCTGCTGTTGCGGCACCCCGCCCGGTACGCCGCCCTGCGGGAGGACCCGGGGCATGCCGACGGTCTGGTCGAGGAGCTGCTGCGCTGTCTGAGCATCGTGCGCGACGGCCTGCCCCGGCTCGCCACGGCGGACGCCGAGATAGGTGGGCAGCTCATCCAGGCGGGCGAGGGCGTGATCGCGGTGCTCTCCCTGGCCAACCGCGACCCGGACACCTTCGACCGGGCGGACGAGTTCGACCCGTACCGGCAGGCGCAGCAGCACGTGGCGTTCGGGTTCGGGATGCACCAGTGCATCGGGCAGCCGCTCGCGCGGGCGGAACTGCGGATCGCCCTGGTGGAGCTGGCCCGACGGTTCCCCCGGCTGCGCCCCGCCACGGTCGCCGGGCGCCCGCCGACCCGGGACGCCTCGGTCGTGTTCGGCCTCGAAGCGCTACCGGTGACCTGGTGA
- a CDS encoding ABC transporter permease, with product MLRFVIRRLLVAGVTLAVISLITFGLFFAVPSSPAKVMCGRNCTAEDIAQVEQRLGIDQPLPRQYADFVKGVFVGRTYGSGDFRQECPAPCLGYSFRNNQPVTEIIIQRLPVTFSIVFGGAVLWLALGISLGMVSALRRGTAFDRAAIGITLAGASMQVYFFGLILLYLLVYATGLLPFPSYTPLTENPARWAVGLLLPWMTLGFLNSALYARLSRAQMLETLSEDFVRTARAKGLSSRQVHLRHALRAAITPIVTIAGLDIGTSLGGTFITETIFGLQGLGKATVEAVQFLNLPVVMATVLLAAVFIVVANIVVDVLYAVIDPRVRLS from the coding sequence GTGCTCCGTTTCGTCATCCGGCGGCTGCTCGTCGCCGGGGTGACCCTGGCCGTTATCAGCCTGATCACCTTCGGTCTCTTCTTCGCGGTGCCGAGCAGCCCGGCCAAGGTGATGTGCGGCCGGAACTGCACCGCCGAGGACATCGCCCAGGTCGAGCAGCGGCTCGGCATCGACCAGCCGCTGCCCCGCCAGTACGCCGACTTCGTCAAGGGCGTCTTCGTCGGCCGTACCTACGGGTCCGGGGACTTCCGGCAGGAGTGCCCGGCGCCCTGCCTGGGCTACTCGTTCCGCAACAACCAGCCGGTGACCGAGATCATCATTCAGCGCCTCCCGGTGACCTTCAGCATCGTCTTCGGCGGCGCGGTGCTCTGGCTGGCGTTGGGCATCTCGCTGGGCATGGTGTCGGCGCTGCGCCGCGGCACGGCCTTCGACCGGGCCGCGATCGGCATCACCCTGGCCGGGGCGTCCATGCAGGTCTACTTCTTCGGGCTGATCCTGCTCTACCTGCTGGTGTACGCCACCGGGCTGCTGCCGTTCCCCAGCTACACTCCGCTGACCGAGAATCCGGCCCGCTGGGCGGTGGGCCTGCTGCTGCCCTGGATGACGCTCGGCTTCCTCAACTCCGCCCTGTACGCCCGGCTGTCCCGGGCGCAGATGCTGGAGACCCTGTCGGAGGACTTCGTGCGTACGGCGCGGGCGAAGGGGCTCTCCAGCCGGCAGGTGCACCTGCGCCACGCGCTGCGGGCCGCGATCACCCCCATCGTCACGATCGCCGGGCTCGACATCGGAACCAGCCTCGGCGGCACCTTCATCACCGAGACCATCTTCGGCCTTCAAGGGCTGGGCAAGGCCACCGTGGAGGCGGTGCAGTTCCTCAACCTGCCGGTGGTCATGGCGACCGTGCTGCTGGCGGCGGTGTTCATCGTGGTCGCCAACATCGTGGTCGACGTGCTCTACGCGGTCATCGACCCGCGGGTGCGGCTGAGCTGA
- a CDS encoding lycopene cyclase family protein codes for MWQRGRVDASPVDVDLALLGGGGAAALVLAALDRHDVAGPRIAVVDPVHRRGQDRTWAFWGTPGGELDPLLNASWSRVDVVTPAGRRVLPLAPLRYAMLRSAPVYDRAAAAERRLGAVRIGTPAGALQDDGDRVTVRDPDGRVLLRAGWVLDSRPRPPERPGRTRWLQHFRGWWLAADRPVFDPDRAVLMDFRTPQPARGVSFGYVLPVSDRYALVEYTEFSPAVLADAAYDAALRGYAGRIGLDLTALRVREVEHGVIPMTDGPFVTRPSPRVVRLGTAGGATRPSTGFTFSAMLRQADQIARSLAAGRPPVPAPAYPRRHRWLDAVALRALDRGHVDGVEFFTRLFDRNPPERVLRFLDGVTSPVEELAVMRSSPWLPMTAAVLGDTVDRLCARPGRAATGVPEAGSRAAGRSGS; via the coding sequence GTGTGGCAGCGTGGGCGGGTGGACGCATCCCCGGTCGACGTCGACCTCGCGCTGCTGGGCGGCGGTGGCGCCGCCGCCCTGGTGCTGGCCGCCCTGGACCGGCACGACGTCGCCGGCCCGCGGATCGCCGTGGTCGACCCGGTGCACCGGCGCGGCCAGGACCGCACCTGGGCGTTCTGGGGCACCCCGGGCGGCGAACTCGACCCGCTGCTGAACGCCAGCTGGTCGCGGGTCGACGTGGTCACGCCCGCCGGCCGCCGCGTCCTGCCGCTCGCCCCGCTGCGGTACGCGATGCTGCGCTCCGCCCCGGTCTACGACCGGGCTGCCGCCGCCGAGCGCCGGCTCGGCGCGGTGCGGATCGGCACGCCGGCCGGGGCGTTGCAGGACGACGGCGACCGGGTGACGGTCCGCGACCCGGACGGGCGGGTGCTGCTGCGGGCCGGCTGGGTGCTCGACTCGCGCCCTCGCCCACCGGAGCGACCCGGGCGGACCCGGTGGTTGCAGCACTTCCGGGGATGGTGGCTGGCGGCCGACCGGCCGGTGTTCGATCCGGACCGGGCGGTACTGATGGACTTCCGCACCCCGCAGCCTGCCCGGGGTGTCTCCTTCGGCTACGTGCTGCCGGTCAGCGACCGGTACGCGCTGGTCGAGTACACCGAGTTCTCGCCGGCGGTGCTCGCCGACGCGGCGTACGACGCGGCGCTGCGCGGGTACGCCGGCCGAATCGGACTGGACCTGACCGCGCTGCGGGTGCGCGAGGTGGAGCACGGGGTCATCCCGATGACCGACGGCCCGTTCGTCACCCGCCCGTCGCCCCGGGTGGTCCGCCTCGGCACCGCCGGCGGCGCCACCCGCCCGTCCACCGGCTTCACCTTCTCGGCCATGCTGCGGCAGGCCGACCAGATCGCCCGTTCCCTCGCGGCCGGCCGGCCGCCGGTGCCGGCGCCCGCGTATCCCCGGCGGCACCGGTGGCTGGACGCGGTGGCGCTGCGGGCCCTGGACCGGGGGCACGTCGACGGGGTGGAGTTCTTCACGCGGCTGTTCGACCGTAACCCGCCCGAGCGGGTGCTGCGGTTCCTCGACGGCGTCACCAGCCCGGTGGAGGAGTTGGCGGTGATGCGGTCCAGTCCGTGGCTGCCGATGACCGCGGCGGTGCTCGGTGACACCGTCGACCGGCTGTGCGCCCGGCCGGGCCGCGCCGCCACCGGCGTTCCGGAGGCCGGGTCACGGGCGGCGGGCCGGTCCGGCTCGTAG
- a CDS encoding ABC transporter permease, with translation MSDMSHPPSLATPGDSSASAIAVDADPTPSADGRREIVGRSPNQLAWLRLKRDRTARLSALTLLVAAVVALGAPLLGWLTGIDPTDKFVDRLNDFGMPIGYAGGINAEHWLGLEPGSGRDILLQLVYGLRTSLFIAFASALVASLIGVMVGVLAGWARGWLDSVVNWVIDLTLAFPFLIFALAVIPILEDRFYTDREAPSPAFRVGLIIATFGLFSWTYTARLVRGQVISLREREFVEAARAAGAGTGHILFRQLLPNIWAPILVTVSLNVPQFIAIEAALAFVNIGVTEPTPDLGRMIYNSIGYVASDPWYTLFPGLTIFLLVLAFNLFGDALRDSLDPRSTR, from the coding sequence ATGAGCGACATGTCCCACCCACCGTCGTTGGCCACACCCGGTGATTCGTCCGCCTCGGCCATCGCCGTCGACGCCGATCCCACGCCGTCCGCGGACGGCCGCCGGGAGATCGTCGGCCGGTCGCCCAACCAGCTCGCCTGGCTGCGTCTGAAGCGGGATCGGACGGCGCGGTTGAGCGCGCTGACCCTGCTCGTCGCCGCGGTCGTCGCCCTCGGCGCGCCGCTGCTCGGCTGGCTGACCGGAATCGACCCGACGGACAAGTTCGTCGACCGGCTCAACGATTTCGGAATGCCGATCGGATACGCCGGCGGCATCAACGCCGAGCACTGGCTCGGCCTCGAACCAGGCAGCGGCCGTGACATCCTCCTTCAGCTGGTGTACGGCCTGCGGACGTCCCTGTTCATCGCCTTCGCCTCGGCCCTGGTGGCCTCCCTCATCGGGGTGATGGTCGGCGTGCTGGCCGGTTGGGCGCGCGGCTGGCTGGACAGCGTCGTGAACTGGGTGATCGACCTCACGCTGGCGTTTCCGTTCCTCATTTTCGCCCTCGCGGTGATCCCTATCCTCGAGGACCGGTTCTACACCGACCGCGAGGCACCGTCACCCGCCTTCCGGGTGGGGCTGATCATCGCCACCTTCGGCCTGTTCAGCTGGACGTACACGGCACGGTTGGTGCGCGGGCAGGTGATCTCGCTGCGCGAACGGGAGTTCGTCGAGGCCGCCCGGGCCGCCGGCGCGGGCACCGGGCACATCCTGTTCCGGCAACTGCTGCCGAACATCTGGGCGCCGATCCTGGTCACGGTCTCGCTGAACGTGCCGCAGTTCATCGCCATCGAGGCGGCCCTGGCGTTTGTCAACATCGGCGTCACCGAACCCACGCCCGACCTCGGCCGGATGATCTACAACAGCATCGGCTACGTCGCGAGCGACCCCTGGTACACCCTGTTCCCCGGATTGACGATCTTCCTGCTGGTCCTGGCGTTCAACCTCTTCGGAGACGCGCTGCGCGACTCGCTGGATCCCCGATCGACCCGGTAA
- a CDS encoding ferredoxin — translation MTEGAAVRVRVNRERCCGSGNCVVTAPEIFDQDDEVGLVLLRVAEPPPDVADRVRQAVDLCPAGAISLDEPPPQPEHTGFGGSPVPEG, via the coding sequence GTGACCGAGGGGGCGGCCGTGCGGGTGCGGGTGAATCGGGAACGCTGCTGCGGATCGGGCAACTGCGTGGTGACCGCGCCGGAGATCTTCGACCAGGACGACGAGGTCGGCCTCGTACTGCTCCGCGTCGCCGAGCCGCCGCCGGACGTGGCCGACCGGGTCCGGCAGGCCGTCGACCTGTGCCCGGCCGGGGCGATCAGCCTCGACGAGCCGCCGCCCCAGCCGGAGCACACCGGATTCGGCGGCTCGCCGGTGCCGGAGGGCTGA